Proteins from one Microcoleus sp. bin38.metabat.b11b12b14.051 genomic window:
- a CDS encoding tetratricopeptide repeat protein: MSSEKLEIVQTEYQAGRAAFESGLYAQAIQSLETASGLVDRTSRLGGEVQMWLVTAYEASGDTERAIELCRKLTRHPRQETRQQAKRLLFILEAPKLSIPEEWTVKIPDLAALDENKSINFQANPNADIKYAKPKPPVKEPVDLSQVNTKDNRFIWVALIAIVLILGSLFISY; this comes from the coding sequence GTGAGTTCAGAAAAGTTAGAAATTGTTCAAACCGAGTATCAAGCGGGCCGAGCAGCTTTTGAGAGCGGGCTGTACGCTCAAGCTATCCAAAGTTTAGAAACAGCTAGCGGTTTGGTCGATCGCACTTCCCGGCTGGGCGGCGAGGTGCAGATGTGGCTGGTGACAGCCTACGAAGCCTCGGGCGATACCGAAAGGGCGATCGAGCTTTGTCGCAAACTCACCCGCCATCCCCGCCAAGAAACCCGCCAACAAGCCAAGCGCCTGCTGTTCATTCTCGAAGCCCCCAAACTCAGCATCCCTGAGGAATGGACGGTAAAAATCCCCGATTTAGCAGCTTTGGATGAAAATAAATCAATTAATTTTCAAGCCAATCCGAACGCTGATATCAAGTACGCTAAACCCAAACCACCCGTAAAAGAACCTGTAGATTTGAGTCAGGTTAATACGAAGGATAATCGGTTTATTTGGGTGGCATTAATTGCGATCGTTTTGATTTTAGGTAGTTTATTTATTAGTTATTAA
- a CDS encoding single-stranded DNA-binding protein, which translates to MSLNVVTLVGRVGGDPDVKYFESGTVKCKLTLAVRRRSTKSDEPDWFTLEIWGKTAQIAADYVRKGSQIGVTGSLKFDRWQDRSTGANRSMPVIKVDQLDLLGSKRDNESSMSQNSEF; encoded by the coding sequence ATGAGTCTTAATGTTGTGACTTTAGTCGGCCGCGTCGGTGGCGACCCGGACGTGAAGTATTTTGAATCCGGTACAGTTAAGTGCAAGTTGACGCTAGCAGTCAGAAGGCGATCGACCAAAAGCGACGAACCAGACTGGTTTACCCTGGAAATCTGGGGCAAAACAGCCCAAATCGCCGCTGACTACGTTCGCAAAGGCTCTCAAATAGGGGTAACAGGCTCTTTGAAGTTCGATCGCTGGCAAGATCGCAGCACGGGAGCCAATCGCTCGATGCCTGTCATTAAAGTAGATCAGTTAGACTTGCTAGGCTCCAAGCGCGACAATGAGTCAAGTATGTCGCAAAATAGCGAATTCTAG
- a CDS encoding rod shape-determining protein → MGIDLGTANTLVYVSGKGIVLQEPSVVAIDQDLKIPLAVGEDAKKMLGRTPGNVIALRPLRDGVIADFDTAELMLKTFIRRVHEGKSLVSPRIIIGIPSGVTGVERRAVIEAATQAGAREVRLIDEPIAAAIGAGLPVAEATGNMIIDIGGGTTEVAVLSLQGTVISESVRVAGDELNEAIVIYMKKVHNLVIGERTAEEIKIQVGSAYPTTEDDDAIMEVRGLHLLSGLPRTVTIKGPEIRESMSEPLSVIVEAVKRTLERTPPELAADIIDRGIMLAGGGALMKGLDTLISHETGIVTHVAADPLCCVVLGTGRVLENKQLERVFSGQSSRNM, encoded by the coding sequence ATGGGTATCGACCTCGGTACTGCTAACACGCTCGTTTATGTATCCGGCAAAGGTATTGTTCTGCAAGAACCGTCCGTAGTGGCGATCGACCAAGACTTGAAAATACCGCTGGCTGTCGGAGAAGATGCTAAAAAAATGCTCGGGCGCACGCCCGGGAACGTGATAGCACTTCGCCCGCTGCGCGACGGGGTAATCGCCGACTTCGATACAGCCGAGTTGATGCTCAAAACTTTTATCCGCAGGGTTCACGAAGGCAAAAGCTTAGTTTCACCGCGGATCATTATTGGCATCCCCAGCGGTGTCACCGGAGTCGAGAGGCGGGCTGTTATTGAGGCGGCTACTCAAGCCGGTGCTAGAGAAGTACGGTTAATTGATGAACCTATCGCGGCGGCGATCGGAGCTGGATTGCCTGTAGCTGAGGCAACTGGCAATATGATTATAGATATCGGTGGGGGTACGACGGAAGTTGCGGTTTTGAGTTTGCAAGGTACGGTGATCAGCGAGTCTGTGCGGGTGGCGGGCGACGAACTCAATGAGGCGATCGTCATATACATGAAAAAAGTTCACAATTTGGTCATCGGCGAACGTACTGCTGAAGAAATTAAGATTCAGGTAGGTTCTGCATACCCAACTACCGAGGATGACGACGCGATCATGGAAGTGCGCGGCTTGCACTTGCTCTCCGGTCTACCGCGAACTGTTACAATCAAAGGCCCAGAAATTCGCGAAAGTATGTCCGAACCGCTTTCAGTAATCGTGGAAGCTGTCAAACGTACTTTGGAACGCACTCCTCCGGAATTAGCAGCAGATATTATTGACCGGGGAATTATGCTCGCCGGCGGTGGCGCACTCATGAAAGGTTTAGATACTCTGATCAGTCACGAAACAGGAATTGTCACTCACGTGGCAGCAGATCCTCTGTGCTGCGTGGTTTTGGGAACCGGTCGGGTCTTGGAAAACAAACAGTTGGAACGGGTTTTCAGCGGGCAGTCGTCGCGCAATATGTAG
- the mreC gene encoding rod shape-determining protein MreC — protein sequence MLKNTIRRWWDLRLQIALLGLAVTAAWGVRQTQGAALFEVYNWVSRPFHADGSGQEKLISARTQELQAKLLESESQNQKLKELLGYVSAKKPKGIVAPIVGRSADHWWQQVTLGRGSNDGIKADFTVMGPGGLVGRVVSVTPNTSLVLLISDPTSQLGVGITRSRNMGFMRGKGPNQAVMEFFDNVPNVKPGDLVSTSSFSQLFPAGLPVGKVVSVDMNKTPAPEAVVEFSAPMNALEWAVVYPHDKQAELKASQAESSAPSGGAKQ from the coding sequence ATGCTAAAAAACACAATCCGCAGGTGGTGGGATCTGCGCCTACAAATCGCTCTTTTAGGTTTAGCTGTAACTGCGGCTTGGGGAGTTAGACAAACACAAGGTGCTGCACTGTTTGAAGTTTACAATTGGGTGTCTCGTCCATTTCATGCCGACGGTTCAGGACAAGAGAAACTCATCTCGGCTCGCACTCAAGAATTGCAAGCGAAGCTCTTAGAATCAGAGAGTCAAAATCAGAAACTGAAAGAGCTTTTAGGTTACGTTTCTGCTAAGAAACCTAAAGGGATTGTTGCTCCAATCGTGGGTCGCAGCGCCGATCATTGGTGGCAGCAAGTAACTTTGGGGCGCGGCAGTAATGATGGCATCAAAGCAGATTTTACTGTCATGGGCCCCGGCGGTCTGGTAGGTCGGGTTGTCAGCGTGACTCCTAATACTAGCTTGGTGTTGTTAATCAGTGACCCTACGAGTCAATTGGGTGTGGGAATTACCCGCAGTCGCAACATGGGTTTTATGCGCGGGAAAGGCCCCAATCAGGCTGTGATGGAATTTTTTGATAATGTTCCTAATGTCAAGCCTGGGGATCTAGTTTCAACTTCTTCTTTCAGTCAGTTGTTCCCTGCTGGTTTGCCTGTGGGAAAAGTGGTTTCGGTGGATATGAATAAAACTCCTGCTCCCGAAGCTGTTGTTGAGTTCTCTGCACCGATGAATGCTCTGGAGTGGGCGGTTGTTTACCCCCACGATAAGCAAGCCGAACTCAAGGCTTCGCAGGCTGAATCTTCTGCACCTTCGGGGGGAGCAAAGCAGTAA
- the mreD gene encoding rod shape-determining protein MreD, which translates to MKRLSRLSSRWRQFLNFGVTFVSVLLCILILPTRMPGMELLGISPNWLLIWLVAWSIKRKRTVWGAASMGMVLGFIQDAMTAPHPTHAVSLVFVGVLTVVLQKSWSIPADIVERDPIPIALIVFGMAVVAETVMGLQFFAMGDRALLEIWSYHQRIALCSAILSSLWAPVIYFPLNRLWEMTRNLEKS; encoded by the coding sequence ATGAAGCGTTTATCTCGGTTGTCTTCGCGATGGCGCCAATTTCTCAACTTCGGCGTTACATTTGTTTCTGTGCTGCTGTGTATACTAATATTGCCCACCCGGATGCCAGGAATGGAATTGCTGGGAATTAGCCCGAACTGGCTGTTGATTTGGTTGGTAGCCTGGAGTATTAAGCGGAAACGTACAGTTTGGGGAGCCGCTAGCATGGGCATGGTTTTGGGCTTTATTCAAGATGCGATGACGGCTCCCCATCCCACCCACGCTGTGAGTCTAGTTTTTGTAGGTGTCTTAACTGTTGTTTTGCAGAAAAGCTGGTCGATTCCGGCTGATATTGTGGAGAGAGATCCGATTCCGATCGCCTTAATTGTGTTTGGGATGGCGGTGGTAGCGGAAACGGTGATGGGGCTGCAATTTTTCGCTATGGGCGATCGGGCTTTACTGGAAATTTGGAGCTATCACCAGCGAATAGCTTTGTGTTCTGCTATTCTCAGCAGTCTTTGGGCTCCGGTAATTTATTTTCCCCTCAATCGCTTGTGGGAAATGACCAGGAATTTAGAAAAATCTTAG
- a CDS encoding HAD family hydrolase, whose translation MLTAVAPDSQNPQYNLPSDADSSPRMTVFCDLDGPIVDVSDRYYTTYQQGLADTQAAYGALGINLNLQILSKQQFWQMKQNRVPDAEIAKSSGLSGEEIHVFLGCVSRIVNQPDLLHLDRIQPGVQWAIALLHSRGVRLILVTLRPRNQAVQLLQNYGLARLFTSIRGTQMADAAYHNYTALKTELLAEVAEEFESSLGSAWMIGDTEADILAGQALGIPTIAVTCGIRSRHQLQKHQPNFILSDLIIAVHHLLGSAQQVIVD comes from the coding sequence ATGTTAACTGCTGTCGCCCCGGACTCTCAAAACCCTCAGTACAACCTACCATCAGACGCTGACTCGTCCCCCCGGATGACAGTATTTTGCGATTTAGACGGGCCCATAGTCGATGTGTCCGATCGCTACTACACCACATATCAACAGGGATTAGCCGACACTCAAGCAGCCTACGGGGCCCTGGGAATCAACCTCAACCTCCAAATCCTCAGCAAACAGCAGTTTTGGCAAATGAAACAAAACCGAGTGCCCGATGCTGAAATAGCAAAAAGTTCCGGCTTGTCAGGAGAAGAAATTCACGTTTTTCTCGGCTGCGTGAGTCGGATTGTCAATCAGCCAGACTTGTTGCACTTAGATCGCATCCAGCCGGGGGTGCAGTGGGCGATCGCACTTTTGCACTCCCGCGGCGTGCGGCTGATTTTAGTCACCCTGCGGCCGAGAAATCAAGCCGTTCAACTGTTGCAAAATTACGGTTTAGCCAGACTGTTTACCAGCATTCGCGGCACTCAGATGGCGGATGCTGCGTATCACAACTACACAGCCTTAAAAACCGAATTGTTGGCTGAAGTTGCAGAAGAATTTGAGTCATCTCTGGGTTCAGCTTGGATGATTGGAGATACCGAAGCAGATATCCTCGCGGGACAAGCATTAGGGATACCTACAATTGCCGTTACCTGTGGCATTCGCAGTCGCCATCAACTGCAAAAGCACCAACCTAATTTCATTCTCAGTGACTTGATTATTGCCGTACATCACTTATTAGGTTCGGCGCAACAAGTAATAGTAGATTGA